The following proteins come from a genomic window of Corallococcus sp. NCRR:
- a CDS encoding FHA domain-containing protein — protein sequence MRFEFEHLGTPTPFELTEGHHLLGGGPDDHVHLEGLPPGLLTLRIDSGRLMVQAVRSFTVNAVRVLPGVSRLVVPGEVLGLPDGMCLRVLAEPGAPGREVGTVAVLKGLLTDSDIPPSRAATLTCLTGLDVGRCHALAEACTDIGRGDGMSLRLRDRAVSRMHARIRREDPGFVLEDLGTPNGVFLNGVRLEAPAPLADGDVVELGRSLLRFQAAFDEAAGEARPVPRPVAVVVEPANAATPRPPEGGPRRLEGWIIAGAVALALGALLVTSLVAATG from the coding sequence ATGCGCTTCGAATTCGAGCACCTGGGCACCCCCACCCCGTTCGAGCTGACCGAGGGCCACCACCTGCTGGGCGGCGGCCCCGACGACCATGTCCACCTGGAGGGGCTTCCTCCGGGGCTGTTGACCCTGCGCATCGACTCCGGGCGGCTCATGGTGCAGGCGGTGCGCAGCTTCACCGTGAACGCGGTGCGCGTGCTGCCCGGCGTGTCGCGCCTGGTGGTGCCCGGCGAGGTGCTGGGCCTTCCGGACGGCATGTGCCTGCGCGTGCTCGCCGAGCCGGGCGCCCCCGGACGCGAAGTGGGCACCGTCGCGGTGCTCAAGGGCCTGCTGACGGACTCGGACATCCCGCCGTCGCGCGCCGCCACCCTCACCTGCCTCACCGGACTGGACGTGGGCCGCTGTCACGCGCTCGCGGAGGCGTGCACGGACATCGGCCGGGGTGACGGCATGTCCCTGCGGCTGCGCGACCGGGCCGTGTCACGGATGCACGCGCGGATCCGCCGCGAGGACCCGGGCTTCGTGCTGGAGGACCTGGGCACGCCCAACGGCGTGTTCCTCAACGGCGTGCGGCTGGAGGCCCCCGCGCCCCTGGCGGACGGGGACGTCGTGGAGCTGGGGCGCTCGCTGCTCCGCTTCCAGGCGGCGTTCGACGAGGCCGCTGGAGAGGCTCGGCCCGTGCCCCGGCCGGTGGCCGTCGTCGTGGAGCCCGCGAATGCAGCAACGCCGCGGCCTCCCGAAGGAGGGCCGCGACGCCTGGAGGGGTGGATCATCGCCGGGGCCGTCGCGCTGGCCCTGGGTGCGCTGCTCGTCACCTCCCTGGTGGCGGCGACAGGCTGA
- a CDS encoding adenylosuccinate synthase: MPNVVVIGAQWGDEGKGKVVDLLTEHAQVVVRFQGGNNAGHTLVVGGQKTVLHLIPSGILHPGKTCVIGNGVVVDPAVLVREIDALKPRGFLKDDAQLLISDNAHVIFPWHKLLDSFREKARGGSAIGTTGRGIGPAYEDKVARRGIRVRDLLHPERLRRRIDERLPAALEELKDLCARAGVDVPTLETPQILAEFSALGERLRPYVHDVSLFLSEQVRRGARILFEGAQGTLLDVDHGTYPFVTSSNCVAGNAAVGSGLGPTAIDKVMGISKAYTTRVGGGPFPTELSDELGDRLRKVGDEFGATTGRPRRCGWLDGVVLRYAVRVNGLWGIALTKLDVLSGIKTLSICNAYELDGQRVTELPGDYEDLARVKPIYETLPGWDEKLAGVRTFDELPEAAKRYVRRVEEVSGVPVVCVSVGADRGETVLLQNPFRS; encoded by the coding sequence ATGCCGAACGTCGTCGTCATCGGAGCGCAGTGGGGAGATGAGGGGAAGGGCAAGGTCGTCGACCTTCTCACCGAGCACGCCCAGGTGGTCGTCCGTTTCCAGGGCGGCAACAACGCGGGCCACACGCTGGTGGTGGGCGGGCAGAAGACCGTCCTGCACCTGATTCCGTCCGGCATCCTTCACCCGGGCAAGACGTGTGTCATTGGCAACGGGGTGGTGGTGGATCCCGCCGTCCTCGTCCGGGAGATCGACGCGCTCAAGCCGCGCGGCTTCCTCAAGGATGACGCGCAGCTGCTCATCTCCGACAACGCCCACGTCATCTTCCCGTGGCACAAGCTGTTGGACAGCTTCCGGGAGAAGGCGCGCGGTGGCAGCGCCATCGGCACCACGGGGCGGGGCATCGGTCCGGCGTACGAAGACAAGGTGGCCCGCCGGGGCATCCGCGTGCGCGACCTGCTCCACCCGGAGCGCCTGCGCCGCCGCATCGACGAGCGCCTCCCCGCCGCGCTGGAGGAGCTCAAGGACCTCTGCGCCCGGGCGGGCGTGGACGTGCCAACCCTGGAGACGCCGCAGATCCTGGCGGAGTTCTCCGCCCTGGGCGAGCGGCTGCGCCCCTACGTGCACGACGTGTCGCTCTTCCTCTCCGAGCAGGTCCGCCGCGGCGCCCGTATCCTCTTCGAGGGCGCGCAGGGCACGCTGCTGGACGTGGACCACGGCACCTATCCGTTCGTCACCAGCTCCAACTGCGTGGCGGGCAACGCCGCGGTGGGCTCGGGCCTGGGGCCCACGGCCATCGACAAGGTGATGGGCATCAGCAAGGCGTACACCACGCGCGTCGGCGGAGGCCCGTTCCCCACGGAGCTCAGCGACGAGCTGGGAGACCGGCTGCGCAAGGTGGGCGACGAGTTCGGCGCCACCACGGGCCGCCCGCGCCGCTGCGGCTGGCTGGACGGCGTGGTGCTGCGCTACGCGGTGCGCGTCAACGGTCTGTGGGGCATCGCGCTCACCAAGCTGGACGTGCTCAGCGGCATCAAGACGCTCAGCATCTGCAACGCGTACGAGCTGGACGGCCAGCGCGTCACCGAGCTGCCCGGTGACTACGAGGACCTCGCGCGCGTGAAGCCCATCTACGAGACGCTGCCCGGCTGGGACGAGAAGCTCGCCGGCGTGCGCACCTTCGACGAGCTGCCCGAAGCCGCCAAGCGCTACGTGCGCCGCGTGGAAGAGGTCAGCGGCGTGCCCGTGGTGTGCGTGTCCGTGGGCGCCGACCGCGGCGAGACGGTGCTCCTGCAGAACCCCTTCCGCAGCTAG
- a CDS encoding carbohydrate-binding family 9-like protein, with protein sequence MRLRSLALVPLLSSVLFMGGACRDEQAGPAHRTPKLPAPTALRTLDAAPEGLTFRSGATFAGGAVVYLGARVTPEKPTPGQPVRIAHYFQAVRPPPQGFHFFVHVVDPESGQMLANADHEFQDGAAPLETWPVGRVLEDVHTVAMPATPARLALGFWKDDERLAVDDPRMQLGDNRMRGPLLGGEPPALPEYTVTRVKKAPVIDGALDDEAWKGAKPVTLAGSFDGRPVRLRTQARLVYDDANLYVAFDVEDPDIWGTMRNRDDSIYEQEVVEVFLDANADGRTYNELQVSPHNVIFDAYFPARRQGMDRSWDSGMKTAVKVRGTLDDASDRDEGWTVEMAIPFNRLAEVPHIPPQPGERWRFNLYRLEHLERRQVEGQSFSPLFIGDFHALPRFGWLVFQ encoded by the coding sequence ATGCGCCTGCGCTCCCTTGCCCTCGTCCCGTTGCTGTCCTCCGTCCTGTTCATGGGTGGCGCCTGCCGCGATGAACAGGCGGGCCCCGCCCACCGCACGCCCAAGCTGCCCGCGCCCACGGCGCTGCGGACGCTCGACGCGGCCCCGGAGGGGCTCACCTTCCGCAGCGGCGCCACCTTCGCCGGAGGCGCCGTCGTCTACCTGGGCGCGCGCGTGACGCCGGAGAAGCCCACCCCAGGGCAGCCGGTGCGCATCGCGCACTACTTCCAGGCCGTGCGCCCGCCGCCCCAGGGCTTCCACTTCTTCGTGCACGTGGTGGATCCGGAGAGCGGCCAGATGCTGGCCAACGCGGATCACGAGTTCCAGGACGGCGCCGCGCCGCTGGAGACCTGGCCCGTGGGCCGGGTGCTGGAGGACGTGCACACCGTCGCCATGCCCGCCACGCCCGCGCGGCTCGCGTTGGGCTTCTGGAAGGACGATGAGCGGCTCGCGGTGGATGATCCGCGCATGCAATTGGGTGACAACCGGATGCGCGGCCCGCTCCTGGGCGGCGAGCCTCCGGCGCTGCCGGAGTACACCGTCACGCGCGTGAAGAAGGCGCCCGTGATTGACGGCGCGCTGGACGACGAGGCCTGGAAGGGCGCGAAGCCGGTGACGCTCGCGGGCAGCTTCGACGGCCGGCCCGTGCGGCTGCGCACCCAGGCGCGGCTCGTCTACGACGACGCCAACCTGTACGTGGCCTTCGACGTGGAGGACCCGGACATCTGGGGCACGATGCGCAACCGCGACGACTCCATCTACGAGCAGGAGGTCGTGGAGGTGTTCCTCGACGCCAACGCGGACGGGCGCACGTACAACGAGCTGCAGGTGTCCCCCCACAACGTCATCTTCGACGCGTACTTCCCCGCGCGGCGCCAGGGCATGGACCGCTCCTGGGACTCAGGCATGAAGACGGCGGTGAAGGTGCGCGGCACGCTGGACGACGCGTCCGACCGCGACGAGGGCTGGACGGTGGAGATGGCCATCCCGTTCAACCGGCTCGCGGAGGTGCCGCACATTCCGCCCCAGCCGGGTGAGCGCTGGCGCTTCAACCTCTACCGGTTGGAGCACCTCGAACGCCGGCAGGTGGAAGGCCAGTCCTTCTCGCCGCTCTTCATCGGTGACTTCCACGCGCTGCCGCGCTTCGGCTGGCTCGTCTTCCAGTAG
- a CDS encoding outer membrane beta-barrel protein: protein MSKGLLAGAAAVAVLAAGSAQAASTELRRSADMRGLTFLVGGGVEGYTSGLRDQIDPGLGYGVTVAIKPTNVLGLELGYTGAISNFNDSRVLATDTSGPDIVRNGAQAAVTLGLTATPLQPYVMGGLGVSRYNVRSAALGFQDDTVGSVPVGAGLRLHIGSFTADARVNYNFLFDQEFALTVPPSDVDLGGDETFSSGGRYVGTINLGATF, encoded by the coding sequence ATGAGCAAGGGATTGTTGGCTGGCGCGGCGGCGGTGGCGGTGTTGGCGGCGGGTTCCGCACAGGCGGCGTCGACGGAGCTGCGCAGGTCGGCGGACATGCGCGGACTGACGTTCCTCGTGGGCGGCGGTGTGGAGGGCTACACCAGCGGCCTGCGCGACCAGATTGATCCAGGCCTGGGCTACGGCGTGACGGTGGCCATCAAGCCGACGAACGTGCTGGGCCTGGAGCTGGGCTACACGGGCGCCATCAGTAACTTCAACGACAGCCGCGTGCTGGCGACGGACACCAGCGGGCCGGACATCGTGCGCAACGGCGCGCAGGCGGCGGTCACGCTGGGCCTGACGGCCACGCCGCTCCAGCCGTACGTCATGGGCGGCCTGGGCGTGAGCCGCTACAACGTGCGCTCCGCCGCCCTGGGCTTCCAGGACGACACGGTGGGCAGCGTGCCGGTGGGCGCGGGCCTGCGCCTGCACATCGGCAGCTTCACCGCGGACGCGCGCGTGAACTACAACTTCCTGTTCGACCAGGAGTTCGCGCTCACCGTGCCGCCGTCCGACGTGGACCTGGGCGGCGACGAGACGTTCAGCAGCGGCGGCCGCTACGTGGGCACCATCAACCTGGGCGCCACCTTCTAG
- a CDS encoding PH domain-containing protein — translation MDGRDRTVEGKQPHQVFRPRRVLAAVMAAAGLLWLGIFAWLFHFDGVPLQTFLSAAFFVLFFGVAVAYYGRTRIEVDSRGITCRGMVRTRRFSFADIRKLDVLPGPVTVYAIRGSKGFVHFTSFFRHHRYLARLLVERAGLSPLPA, via the coding sequence ATGGACGGACGCGATCGGACGGTGGAGGGGAAGCAGCCGCACCAGGTCTTTCGCCCGCGCAGGGTGCTCGCCGCCGTGATGGCGGCGGCGGGCCTGTTATGGCTGGGCATCTTCGCCTGGCTGTTCCACTTCGACGGAGTGCCGCTGCAGACGTTCCTGTCCGCGGCCTTCTTCGTCCTCTTCTTCGGGGTGGCCGTCGCCTACTACGGCCGCACCCGCATTGAAGTGGACTCCCGGGGCATCACCTGCCGGGGCATGGTGCGCACGCGGCGCTTCTCGTTCGCGGACATCCGCAAGCTGGACGTCCTGCCCGGGCCGGTGACGGTCTACGCCATCCGGGGCAGCAAGGGCTTCGTGCACTTCACCAGCTTCTTCCGTCACCACCGGTATCTGGCTCGGCTGCTGGTGGAGCGCGCGGGGCTCTCGCCCCTGCCGGCGTAG
- a CDS encoding tetratricopeptide repeat protein: MVRTRRFQLGVSAVVWLGTLAVPAWAQGPSAQPPATEPKSAAPAARAPGPATDTPPGPVEPKRTSQAVLAATRIRDGDALMRERRYREAAFAFLDAEHAAPDHVEARFKLGNALAVLGYYARAIEEWEAASRLTQDVAIRQSAQDNITRARVKQGELGASPQAVGQPPGSGPVADTTRAQARRAYEQGVQHISQRAYAPALQTLTQALQQEPLLTVAYIARGSANIGLRRYAEAAADYQFALKLEPDAASPLYGLAEAYRALGRNLEARDLYERYARSTAADVRPELKEESRQKAERLR, from the coding sequence ATGGTTCGCACGCGCAGGTTCCAGCTCGGGGTCTCGGCGGTGGTGTGGCTCGGCACGTTGGCGGTGCCGGCCTGGGCGCAGGGCCCCAGCGCACAGCCCCCGGCCACCGAGCCGAAGTCCGCCGCCCCGGCCGCGCGCGCACCGGGCCCGGCCACCGACACGCCTCCCGGCCCGGTGGAGCCCAAGCGCACGTCGCAGGCCGTGCTCGCGGCCACGCGGATCCGCGACGGGGACGCGCTGATGCGCGAGCGCCGCTACCGCGAGGCGGCCTTCGCCTTCCTCGACGCGGAGCACGCGGCGCCGGATCACGTGGAGGCGCGCTTCAAGCTGGGCAACGCGCTGGCGGTGCTGGGTTACTACGCGCGCGCCATTGAAGAGTGGGAAGCCGCGTCGCGCCTCACCCAGGACGTCGCCATCCGTCAGAGCGCGCAGGACAACATCACCCGCGCGCGCGTGAAGCAGGGCGAGCTCGGAGCGTCGCCGCAGGCGGTGGGGCAGCCGCCCGGCTCGGGCCCGGTGGCGGACACGACGCGGGCCCAGGCGCGCCGCGCCTACGAGCAGGGCGTCCAGCACATCAGCCAGCGCGCCTACGCGCCCGCGCTCCAGACGCTGACGCAGGCCCTGCAGCAGGAGCCGCTCCTGACCGTGGCGTACATCGCGCGGGGCAGCGCCAACATCGGGCTGCGGCGCTACGCGGAGGCCGCGGCGGACTACCAGTTCGCGCTGAAGCTGGAGCCGGACGCGGCCTCGCCGCTGTACGGGCTCGCGGAGGCCTACCGCGCGCTGGGCCGCAACCTGGAGGCCCGCGACCTCTACGAGCGCTACGCGCGCTCCACCGCCGCCGACGTGCGGCCCGAGCTGAAGGAGGAGTCCCGCCAGAAGGCCGAGCGCCTGCGCTGA
- a CDS encoding DNA internalization-related competence protein ComEC/Rec2 gives MVRYSWRDLGARPLFFPALSLLLGALWPTGTESFAGVFLLCALCLGGLGVALGPLPGAHLAVLGALALTGAGLSSLEARVDIPLALKEGGSAVLEGELERVERFDGAVRLRLAVARAGPVPEPPVAARFRVSLSGRGEGLELHPGQRVRVEARLVPDAPPSNPGERDFSSARRRQGVAFTGGFVPGRVLALSPAPSWRLALEDVRGRLTTAVQGVAPSADAAALFLTLAAGQRADLDASWEDAFSRAGLAHVLSVSGLHVAALALMTLALLRRGLVRLGGRWRTLEARRWAAPAAVPFVWAYVLFTGNQAPAVRSAVMASAVLLGLSLWRRADGLNGLSLAALVLVAWAPSSVVDLSLRLSFLAVLGLVLLSPALREALPLDRPAPSEPRLLKRWAAQARETVAQTLCASGAATLVGLPVVAAAFGRVSLAGLVSNIIALPLCGLLTGLAAGGAALFVVAPVVATPVLWAGAWASELLLVLTRGFAAVPFAAVEVPGLGPWLGGAYAVGLGAWALGSGRWRWLGLLVPGAVLGALLLPVLAPEPALRITFLSVGQGDAVVLRSQGHHALVDAGGVPEGADTGERFVLPFLKAEGVSRLDLAVLSHPHPDHALGLVSTLAQVPTERLWLSAGSADGPLSRRIISAAKGAAVEEVEVGHPSFVLGEATLEVLGPPVDRELMEGANDRSVVLRVRHGDVTVLLAGDVEAEGEAALEEVLGPVTVLKVPHHGSRTSSTAPLLERTRPRHAVFCVGRRNRYGFPHPEVEARYRALGTECWRTDRDGAITLESDGEDVRLVSFLPRVDSPPLPVAGSGEQAQLER, from the coding sequence TTGGTTCGTTATTCGTGGCGCGACCTGGGTGCGCGTCCGTTGTTCTTTCCAGCGCTGAGCCTCTTGCTCGGCGCCCTTTGGCCAACCGGAACAGAGAGCTTCGCCGGGGTATTTCTCCTCTGCGCGCTTTGTCTGGGTGGGTTGGGCGTGGCGCTCGGCCCCTTGCCTGGAGCACACCTCGCGGTGCTCGGCGCGCTGGCCCTGACGGGCGCGGGGCTGTCCTCCCTGGAGGCGCGGGTCGACATCCCTCTGGCCCTCAAGGAAGGCGGCAGCGCGGTCCTCGAAGGTGAGTTGGAGCGCGTGGAGCGCTTCGATGGTGCCGTGCGGCTGCGGCTCGCGGTGGCCCGCGCGGGGCCGGTTCCGGAGCCTCCGGTGGCCGCTCGATTCCGCGTCAGCCTCTCCGGGCGGGGGGAAGGTCTGGAATTGCACCCCGGGCAGCGCGTGCGGGTGGAAGCGCGGCTCGTGCCGGATGCGCCTCCTTCAAATCCGGGCGAGCGGGACTTCTCGTCGGCGCGGCGGCGGCAGGGCGTGGCCTTCACGGGCGGCTTCGTTCCAGGGCGCGTGCTGGCGCTCTCCCCTGCCCCGTCGTGGCGACTCGCGCTGGAGGACGTGCGCGGGCGGCTGACGACGGCGGTGCAGGGGGTCGCTCCCTCCGCGGACGCGGCGGCGCTGTTCCTCACGCTGGCCGCCGGACAGCGCGCGGACCTGGACGCCTCCTGGGAGGACGCGTTCTCGCGGGCGGGGCTCGCCCATGTGCTCAGCGTCAGCGGGCTGCACGTGGCGGCGCTCGCGTTGATGACGCTCGCGCTGCTCAGGCGGGGGCTCGTGCGCCTGGGTGGACGCTGGCGGACGCTGGAGGCGCGGCGTTGGGCGGCTCCAGCTGCGGTGCCCTTCGTCTGGGCGTACGTGCTCTTCACGGGGAACCAGGCGCCCGCGGTGCGCTCGGCGGTGATGGCGTCAGCGGTGCTGCTGGGCCTGTCGCTGTGGCGGCGCGCGGATGGGCTGAATGGCCTGTCGCTGGCGGCGCTGGTGCTCGTGGCCTGGGCGCCCTCCAGCGTCGTGGACCTGTCGCTCCGGCTGTCATTCCTCGCGGTGCTGGGCCTGGTGCTGCTGTCGCCCGCGCTGCGCGAGGCCCTGCCCCTGGACCGGCCGGCTCCTTCCGAACCCCGGCTGCTGAAGCGGTGGGCCGCCCAGGCGCGGGAGACCGTGGCGCAGACGTTGTGCGCGAGCGGCGCGGCGACGCTCGTGGGGCTGCCCGTGGTGGCGGCGGCGTTCGGCCGGGTGAGCCTGGCGGGGCTCGTGTCCAACATCATCGCCCTGCCCCTGTGCGGACTGCTCACCGGGCTCGCGGCGGGCGGCGCGGCGCTCTTCGTGGTGGCGCCGGTCGTGGCGACGCCGGTGCTGTGGGCGGGCGCCTGGGCATCGGAGCTCCTCCTCGTGCTGACGCGGGGCTTCGCGGCCGTGCCCTTCGCGGCGGTGGAGGTGCCGGGCCTGGGGCCGTGGCTCGGCGGGGCGTACGCGGTGGGGCTGGGCGCCTGGGCACTGGGGTCGGGGCGCTGGCGATGGCTGGGACTGCTCGTTCCGGGGGCCGTGCTGGGCGCGCTGCTCCTGCCCGTGCTCGCCCCAGAGCCCGCGCTGCGGATCACCTTCCTCTCCGTGGGCCAGGGAGACGCGGTGGTGCTGCGCTCCCAGGGGCACCATGCGTTGGTGGATGCGGGCGGCGTTCCGGAGGGCGCGGATACCGGGGAGCGGTTCGTCCTGCCCTTCCTCAAGGCCGAGGGCGTGTCGCGGCTGGACCTCGCGGTGCTCTCCCATCCACATCCGGACCATGCGCTCGGGCTCGTGTCGACCCTGGCCCAGGTGCCCACCGAACGCCTGTGGCTGTCCGCGGGGAGCGCGGACGGACCGCTGTCCCGGCGGATCATCTCCGCCGCGAAGGGCGCCGCCGTGGAGGAGGTGGAGGTGGGCCATCCCTCGTTCGTCCTGGGCGAGGCGACGCTGGAGGTGCTGGGGCCTCCCGTGGACCGGGAGCTGATGGAGGGCGCGAACGACCGGAGCGTGGTGCTGCGCGTGCGCCATGGCGACGTCACCGTGCTGCTCGCGGGCGACGTGGAGGCGGAGGGCGAGGCCGCGCTCGAGGAGGTCCTGGGCCCGGTGACGGTGTTGAAGGTGCCGCACCATGGCTCGCGCACGTCGTCCACCGCGCCGCTCCTGGAGCGCACCCGGCCGCGCCACGCGGTGTTCTGCGTGGGCCGGCGCAACCGCTACGGGTTCCCTCATCCGGAGGTGGAGGCGCGTTACCGGGCCCTGGGCACCGAGTGCTGGCGCACCGACCGCGACGGGGCCATCACCCTGGAGAGCGACGGTGAGGACGTCCGGCTGGTGTCCTTCCTGCCGCGCGTGGATTCCCCCCCGCTCCCCGTTGCCGGGAGTGGGGAGCAGGCCCAGCTTGAGCGGTGA